In one window of Campylobacter hepaticus DNA:
- the lysS gene encoding lysine--tRNA ligase, whose product MFDNILEQQRIEKAKELRKVGINPYPHFLKKEMSLKNFHEKFSYILESVSKRDENVNAIVAGRLKLLRIAGKSIFANIEDENSNLQIYFSKDSIGEEIYTILKKNLEVGDIVLVKGFPFVTKTGEFSLHANEIKLATKAIVPLPEKYHGLTDIEQRYRKRYVDMIMNAEVRKDFLVRSKVVSIIRHFFENKGFLEVETPMMHPIAGGANAKPFVTFHNSLGVQRFLRIAPELYLKRLIVGGFDAVFEINRCFRNEGMDLTHNPEFTTIEFYWAYHNYKDLMDLTEELFALLLEKLNLGKIIEFDGEMIDFSKPFERITYKDALCKYGGLDRELIENKEKILAKLSLDGFEANEKLELGYLQAELFDNYVEKKLINPTFIIDFPVAISPLSRCSDKDSQIAERFELFVCGRELANGFNELNDPLEQYQRFLKQIEAKNAGDEEACEMDEDFVNALGYGMPPTAGQGIGIDRLVMLLTNKKSIRDVILFPAMRPLKSEI is encoded by the coding sequence ATGTTTGATAATATTCTAGAACAACAAAGAATAGAAAAAGCTAAAGAGTTACGAAAAGTAGGAATAAATCCTTATCCCCATTTTTTAAAAAAAGAAATGTCTTTAAAAAATTTTCATGAAAAATTTTCTTATATCTTAGAAAGTGTATCAAAAAGAGATGAAAATGTAAATGCCATAGTTGCAGGACGTTTAAAGCTTTTACGTATAGCTGGAAAATCTATTTTTGCGAATATTGAAGATGAAAATTCAAATTTACAAATTTATTTTAGTAAAGATAGTATAGGTGAAGAAATTTATACAATTTTAAAAAAGAATTTAGAAGTGGGTGATATTGTTTTAGTAAAGGGTTTTCCTTTTGTAACTAAAACAGGAGAATTTAGCTTACATGCAAATGAAATAAAACTTGCTACAAAAGCTATTGTCCCTTTGCCTGAAAAATATCATGGATTAACGGATATAGAACAAAGATATCGTAAACGTTATGTCGATATGATTATGAATGCAGAGGTAAGAAAAGATTTTTTGGTGCGTTCTAAAGTGGTAAGTATAATACGCCATTTTTTTGAAAATAAAGGTTTTTTAGAAGTGGAAACTCCCATGATGCATCCTATTGCCGGTGGGGCAAATGCTAAACCTTTTGTTACCTTCCATAATTCTTTAGGGGTGCAAAGATTTTTAAGAATAGCACCAGAGCTTTATCTTAAAAGACTAATTGTAGGGGGATTTGATGCAGTTTTTGAAATCAATCGTTGTTTTAGAAATGAAGGTATGGATTTAACGCATAATCCTGAATTTACTACTATAGAATTTTATTGGGCTTATCATAATTATAAAGATTTAATGGATTTAACTGAAGAACTTTTTGCTTTACTTTTAGAGAAATTAAATTTAGGTAAAATCATAGAATTTGATGGAGAAATGATAGATTTTTCTAAACCTTTTGAAAGAATTACTTATAAAGATGCGCTTTGCAAATATGGCGGTTTAGATAGAGAATTAATAGAAAATAAAGAAAAAATTCTTGCTAAATTATCATTGGATGGTTTTGAAGCAAACGAGAAACTTGAGTTAGGATATTTGCAAGCTGAACTTTTTGATAATTATGTTGAGAAAAAATTAATTAACCCTACTTTTATTATTGATTTTCCTGTTGCTATTAGTCCTTTATCAAGATGTAGTGATAAAGATTCACAAATTGCTGAAAGATTTGAGTTATTTGTTTGTGGAAGAGAATTAGCTAATGGTTTTAATGAACTTAATGATCCCCTAGAACAATATCAAAGATTTTTAAAGCAAATTGAGGCCAAAAATGCAGGTGATGAAGAAGCTTGTGAAATGGATGAAGATTTTGTTAATGCATTAGGATATGGAATGCCTCCAACAGCAGGGCAGGGTATAGGTATAGATAGATTGGTCATGCTTTTAACTAATAAAAAATCAATTCGTGATGTGATTTTATTTCCTGCAATGCGCCCATTAAAATCAGAAATATAA
- a CDS encoding CvpA family protein — protein MNFYWFDALILGFTLLLGLKGIINGLIKEIFGLLGIIGGIFIASKYAPQMAQFIQNTFYKIENESLAQFAAFLIILIVFWIVCLLFGNLLSKLIKLSGLGFLDRMGGFIFGGMKIFLIFAILIFCVAKIDFLNEKLNDFAKNSYTLNLLKITGSFIMNQPLTENGLEYASQKFQNITNDLNTKKD, from the coding sequence ATGAATTTTTATTGGTTTGATGCTTTGATTTTAGGCTTTACTTTGCTTTTGGGTCTTAAAGGCATTATAAATGGTTTGATAAAAGAGATTTTTGGTCTTTTAGGTATTATAGGCGGTATTTTTATTGCTTCAAAATATGCTCCCCAAATGGCACAATTTATACAAAATACTTTTTATAAGATAGAAAATGAAAGTTTAGCTCAATTTGCTGCATTTTTGATTATATTAATTGTTTTTTGGATTGTTTGTTTGTTATTTGGTAATTTACTTTCTAAATTAATTAAATTAAGTGGTTTAGGTTTTTTAGATCGTATGGGTGGTTTTATATTTGGCGGAATGAAAATATTTTTAATTTTTGCTATTTTAATTTTTTGTGTAGCAAAAATTGATTTTTTAAATGAAAAATTAAATGACTTTGCCAAAAATAGCTATACTTTAAATTTACTTAAAATAACTGGATCTTTTATCATGAATCAACCTTTAACTGAAAATGGCTTAGAATATGCCAGTCAAAAGTTTCAAAATATTACAAATGATTTAAATACAAAAAAGGATTGA
- a CDS encoding Fur family transcriptional regulator has protein sequence MLIENIEYDVLLERFKKILRQGGLKYTKQREALLKTLYHSENHYTPESLYMEIKQVEPGLNVGIATVYRTLNLLEEAEMVSSISFGSAGKKYELANKPHHDHMICKNCGKIVEFENPIIERQQALIAKEHGFKLTGHLMQLYGVCGECNNQQKVKVKI, from the coding sequence ATGTTAATTGAAAATATAGAATATGATGTTTTATTAGAAAGATTTAAGAAGATTTTAAGACAAGGTGGGCTTAAATATACTAAACAAAGAGAAGCACTTTTAAAAACTCTTTATCATAGTGAAAACCATTATACTCCAGAAAGTTTATATATGGAAATTAAACAAGTTGAGCCTGGTTTGAATGTAGGAATTGCAACAGTATATCGTACTTTAAATTTACTTGAAGAAGCAGAAATGGTAAGCTCTATTTCTTTTGGTTCAGCAGGTAAAAAATATGAACTTGCAAATAAACCCCATCATGATCATATGATATGTAAAAATTGTGGTAAAATTGTAGAATTTGAAAATCCTATTATAGAGCGGCAACAAGCTTTAATTGCTAAAGAGCATGGTTTTAAGCTTACAGGACACTTGATGCAACTTTATGGTGTTTGTGGGGAATGTAATAATCAACAAAAAGTTAAGGTAAAAATATAA